In Streptomyces sp. NBC_01408, one DNA window encodes the following:
- the dusB gene encoding tRNA dihydrouridine synthase DusB — protein sequence MTTLPPPLAIGPHTVQPPVVLAPMAGITNAPFRTLCREFSGGKGLFVSEMITTRALVERNEKTMQLIHFDEAEKPRSIQLYGVDPATVGKAVRMIVEEDRADHIDLNFGCPVPKVTRKGGGSALPYKRNLLRAILREAVGGAGDLPVTMKMRKGINDEHLTYLDAGRIAVEEGVTAIALHGRTTAQHYGGTADWEAIARLKEHVPEIPVLGNGDIWCAEDALRMVRETGCDGVVVGRGCLGRPWLFNDLVAAFEGRPEDFHKPMLREVAATMHRHAQLLGEWIGDEARGVIDFRKHVAWYLKGFSVGSEMRKKLAVTSSLAELDAHLSELDLDQAWPESADGPRGRTSGNNRVVLPDGWLKDPYDCAGVGEEAELDTSGG from the coding sequence ATGACCACGCTCCCTCCGCCTCTCGCGATCGGCCCGCACACCGTGCAGCCCCCGGTGGTGCTCGCGCCCATGGCCGGCATCACCAATGCCCCGTTCCGTACCCTCTGCCGTGAGTTCTCGGGTGGCAAGGGGCTGTTCGTGAGCGAGATGATCACGACCCGGGCCCTGGTCGAGCGCAACGAGAAGACCATGCAGCTGATCCACTTCGACGAGGCCGAGAAGCCCCGCTCGATCCAGCTGTACGGAGTCGACCCCGCGACGGTCGGCAAGGCGGTCCGCATGATCGTGGAAGAGGACCGCGCCGACCACATCGACCTCAACTTCGGCTGCCCGGTCCCCAAGGTGACCCGCAAGGGCGGCGGCTCGGCCCTCCCCTACAAGCGGAACCTGCTGCGCGCGATCCTGCGCGAGGCCGTCGGCGGCGCCGGGGACCTGCCGGTGACCATGAAGATGCGCAAGGGCATCAACGACGAGCACCTCACCTACCTCGACGCCGGCCGCATCGCCGTCGAGGAGGGGGTCACCGCCATCGCCCTGCACGGGCGCACCACCGCCCAGCACTACGGCGGCACCGCCGACTGGGAGGCCATCGCCCGGCTCAAGGAGCACGTGCCCGAGATCCCGGTGCTCGGCAACGGCGACATCTGGTGCGCCGAGGACGCCCTGCGCATGGTCCGTGAGACCGGCTGCGACGGCGTGGTCGTGGGCCGTGGCTGCCTGGGGCGGCCGTGGCTGTTCAACGACCTGGTGGCGGCCTTCGAGGGGCGCCCCGAGGACTTCCACAAGCCCATGCTGCGCGAGGTCGCGGCCACCATGCACCGGCACGCCCAGCTGCTCGGGGAATGGATCGGCGACGAGGCCCGCGGGGTGATCGACTTCCGTAAGCACGTGGCCTGGTACCTCAAGGGCTTCTCGGTGGGTTCGGAGATGCGCAAGAAGCTGGCGGTCACTTCGTCACTGGCCGAGCTGGACGCTCATCTGAGCGAGCTGGATTTGGATCAGGCGTGGCCCGAGAGTGCGGACGGCCCGCGCGGCCGGACGTCCGGAAACAACCGAGTTGTCCTGCCGGACGGCTGGTTGAAGGACCCGTACGACTGTGCAGGCGTCGGTGAGGAAGCCGAACTGGACACCTCCGGAGGCTGA